The following coding sequences are from one Schizosaccharomyces osmophilus chromosome 1, complete sequence window:
- the msw1 gene encoding mitochondrial tryptophan-tRNA ligase Msw1, with the protein MNISNLSRVLGSSARIVSGIQPTGIPHIGNYLGSLRQWTELQNSIPSNSSSQCFFFVADLHALTVPQVPQDFYQRRMDTLAILLSIGIDPQRSTLFFQSDVPYHTELNWLMGCHTPMGQLNRMTQWKSKLQLHEMDAVTFLNTNLASSGKFNLGLFSYPVLQAADILLYGATHIPVGKDQSQHIELTRTIARKINSTFKKELFIIPDIILNSSSSIMALKQPNKKMSKSDQNSKNYILLTDSEQDIRKKIAGAATDNIEGITYGDPNRPAINNLLNMTAAMTDSSPITIAEKFKHARHSEFKSSVADIMVGSITPFARSYQQWKANPSELQSIAENGAKKAMNQAFPFMKDFKNTFGLGP; encoded by the exons atgaatattTCAAATCTAAGTCGTGTCTTAGGAAGTTCTGCCCGAATCGTGTCTGGAATCCAACCGACGGGAATTCCCCACATAGGCAATTATTTAGGATCACTGCGACAATGGACCGAATTACAAAATTCCATTCCGtctaattcttcttctcaatgttttttctttgtcgcTGATTTACATGCATTGACCGTCCCCCAGGTTCCTCAAGATTTCTATCAAAGGCGTATGGATACCTTGGCAATTCTGCTGTCCATCGGCATCGATCCACAGAGGTCCACCCTGTTTTTCCAATCTGAT GTTCCCTATCACACCGAGTTGAACTGGCTGATGGGCTGTCATACCCCAATGGGTCAGTTGAATCGAATGACTCAGTGGAAG tCGAAACTTCAGCTCCATGAGATGGACGCTGTTACgtttttgaatacaaaTCTCGCTTCTTCGGGTAAATTCAATTTAGGCCTCTTTTCGTATCCAGTCCTTCAGGCAGCAGACATCCTTCTCTACGG CGCTACTCACATCCCTGTCGGAAAGGACCAAAGTCAACATATAGAACTTACGCGTACTATCGCACGAAAAATTAATTctacttttaaaaaagagtTATTCATAATCCCAGATATTATTTTAA ACTCATCAAGTTCCATCATGGCATTGAAACAACctaacaaaaaaatgtcCAAATCCGAccaaaattcaaaaaattatatcCTTTTAACTGATTCTGAACAGGACATTAGGAAAAAAATCGCAGGCGCTGCTACCGATAATATTGAAGGCATTACCTATGGAGATCCAAACCGGCCTGCAATTAATAATTTACTAAACATGACGGCTGCTATGACGGATTCAAGCCCCATTACAATAGCCGAAAAATTCAAGCATGCGAGACACTCAGAATTTAAGTCGTCCGTAGCTGATATTATGGTTGGTAGTATCACCCCTTTTGCAAGGTCGTATCAGCAATGGAAAGCAAATCCATCCGAACTTCAATCTATTGCTGAAAATGGAGcgaaaaaagcaatgaatCAAGCATTTCCATTTATGAAGGACTTTAAAAATACATTTGGTTTAGGGCCTTAA